A portion of the Celeribacter baekdonensis genome contains these proteins:
- a CDS encoding ABC transporter permease: MKLRLAWRIARRELRVGLRGFRVLLICLILGVAAIAAVTSVRESISVGLAREGAALLGGDAEMTFTYRFATPEERDWMSAQSVTVSEIADFRSMLSREDERALTQVKAVDAAYPLVGSVGLRPDMPLTQALAGRDGTPGIVLDPMLRERLGLALGDPVRLGDVAFVVMAELTREPDGASAGFTLGPRSIVAREALRNTALLSPGSLFDASYRLKLSPQTDLDPLKARAEAEVAEGGFRWRDSRNGAPGVNRFVERLSSFLVLVGLAGLAVGGVGVSSAVRAYLDRKIASIATLKTLGADRATILMIYLLQVGVLTLLAIVGGVILGGLIPLIAAPFLQNALPVPMDASIHPAPLFEAALYGVLSSAVFVLWPLALTEKIRPAALYRDAQFGLKGLPRWPYLLTIFVLIAALVSAATLFSDSARLVLWAGAGLALSFGALVLAGRGMAVIARRLARFKALRDFLPLRLALGSVGGPGGETISVVLSLGLGLTVLSAIGQIDTNLRGAIGRDLPDAAPSYYVVDIQKDQIEGVLNRLAEDTGVTRFETAPMLRGIITRINGQDAQTVAGPHWVLRGDRGITYAAQKPDNAEVTEGAWWSEDYEGPPQISFAAEEAAEMGLKLGDEMTVNILGRDITGTITSLRNVDFSSAGMGFVLTMNPAALSGAPHTHIATIYVTPEAEAPLIRDLARTYPNITTIRVRDAIDRVSSILKSIAAATTLGAMATLVTGAVVLVGAAAAGEDRRRFEAAILKTLGASRGRILASFALRSLLLGAAAGCVAFGAGAIAAWAVIHFVMEAEFTLSTLSALWIVVGGISVTLITSLFFSWRAMLVRPARVLRSADG, from the coding sequence ATGAAACTGCGTTTGGCATGGCGCATTGCCCGACGTGAATTGCGTGTAGGCCTTCGCGGGTTTCGCGTCCTCTTGATCTGTCTCATCCTTGGCGTGGCTGCGATTGCCGCCGTGACTTCAGTGCGCGAAAGCATCTCTGTGGGCCTCGCCCGCGAAGGGGCAGCTCTTCTGGGCGGGGATGCGGAGATGACATTCACCTATCGCTTTGCCACGCCAGAGGAACGCGATTGGATGTCAGCGCAATCTGTTACAGTGTCAGAGATTGCTGATTTCCGCTCCATGCTCAGTCGCGAGGATGAACGAGCGCTCACCCAAGTTAAAGCCGTTGATGCCGCCTATCCTCTTGTTGGCTCGGTCGGTTTGCGCCCCGACATGCCGCTGACGCAGGCCCTTGCGGGGCGGGATGGAACGCCTGGGATCGTCCTTGACCCAATGTTGCGCGAACGGCTCGGCCTTGCCCTTGGCGATCCTGTGCGTCTCGGCGATGTCGCCTTTGTTGTCATGGCCGAACTGACGCGCGAACCAGATGGGGCTTCTGCCGGGTTCACTCTCGGCCCGCGCAGCATCGTGGCGCGCGAGGCGCTTCGCAACACCGCGCTTTTATCGCCGGGCTCCCTGTTTGATGCGTCGTATCGGCTTAAACTTTCGCCGCAAACCGATCTTGACCCGCTCAAAGCCCGCGCCGAGGCGGAGGTTGCAGAGGGCGGATTTCGCTGGCGGGATTCCCGCAATGGCGCGCCGGGGGTGAATCGGTTCGTGGAGCGGCTCAGCTCCTTTTTGGTGCTTGTGGGGCTTGCTGGCCTTGCGGTTGGCGGCGTTGGCGTGTCCTCTGCAGTGCGCGCCTATCTCGATCGTAAAATCGCCAGCATCGCCACGCTCAAAACGCTTGGTGCGGACCGCGCCACAATCCTGATGATCTATCTGTTGCAGGTGGGTGTTTTGACCCTGTTGGCCATTGTTGGCGGGGTGATCCTTGGCGGTCTCATCCCGCTGATCGCGGCGCCGTTTTTGCAAAATGCCCTTCCCGTTCCGATGGACGCGAGCATTCATCCAGCTCCGCTATTTGAAGCGGCTCTCTATGGCGTCCTCTCCAGTGCCGTTTTCGTGCTTTGGCCCTTGGCCCTCACCGAAAAAATTCGCCCTGCGGCCCTGTACCGGGACGCGCAATTCGGCCTCAAAGGCCTGCCGCGCTGGCCCTATCTTTTGACCATTTTTGTCCTGATCGCAGCTCTTGTGAGTGCTGCAACTCTGTTTTCGGACAGTGCACGTCTTGTGCTTTGGGCGGGTGCCGGATTGGCGCTCTCCTTTGGCGCGTTGGTGCTGGCCGGGCGGGGTATGGCCGTGATCGCGCGCCGCTTGGCCCGGTTCAAAGCGCTGCGTGACTTCTTGCCCCTACGATTGGCATTGGGTTCGGTCGGCGGACCCGGCGGTGAAACCATTTCCGTTGTGCTCTCGCTTGGTTTAGGGCTCACCGTTTTGTCCGCCATCGGGCAAATCGACACCAATCTGCGCGGTGCCATTGGCCGTGATTTGCCCGATGCCGCGCCTTCTTATTATGTGGTCGACATTCAAAAAGATCAGATCGAAGGCGTGCTGAACCGCTTGGCCGAGGATACGGGTGTCACCCGATTTGAGACCGCGCCAATGTTGCGCGGCATCATCACCCGGATCAATGGCCAAGATGCTCAAACCGTGGCTGGGCCACATTGGGTCTTGCGCGGCGATCGGGGCATCACCTACGCCGCGCAAAAGCCCGACAATGCCGAGGTGACCGAAGGCGCATGGTGGTCAGAGGACTACGAGGGGCCGCCGCAAATCAGCTTTGCCGCCGAAGAAGCCGCCGAGATGGGGCTGAAGCTCGGCGATGAGATGACGGTGAACATCCTCGGACGCGACATCACCGGCACGATCACCTCCTTGCGCAATGTTGATTTTTCCAGCGCGGGAATGGGATTTGTCCTGACAATGAATCCGGCGGCTTTGTCCGGGGCACCGCACACCCATATTGCCACGATCTATGTCACGCCTGAGGCGGAGGCCCCGTTGATCCGCGATCTGGCGCGCACCTATCCCAACATCACGACGATCCGCGTGCGGGATGCGATTGATCGGGTCAGTTCCATCCTCAAAAGCATCGCTGCGGCTACAACTTTGGGGGCTATGGCCACTTTGGTGACGGGCGCTGTTGTGTTGGTCGGGGCTGCGGCAGCAGGCGAGGATCGTCGCAGGTTTGAGGCGGCCATTTTAAAAACACTTGGGGCGAGCCGGGGGCGGATTCTGGCCAGTTTTGCCCTGCGATCGCTGCTGTTGGGGGCGGCTGCGGGATGTGTTGCCTTTGGGGCCGGGGCCATTGCCGCTTGGGCCGTGATCCATTTTGTCATGGAGGCAGAGTTCACCCTGTCCACCCTCTCGGCGCTCTGGATCGTGGTCGGAGGGATCAGCGTTACGCTGATCACCTCCTTATTCTTTTCATGGCGTGCCATGTTGGTTCGGCCTGCACGGGTGTTGCGCAGCGCAGACGGATAA
- a CDS encoding ABC transporter ATP-binding protein codes for MPDPIISLNDARLTLDGNAGQVEILRGISLDVARGETLGLVGPSGSGKSSLLMLLGGLEQATSGRISVLGRDLTAMDEDQLARFRRDHMGVVFQSFHLLPTMTALENVAIPLELAGVSDAFDRARQELEAVGLGARIGHYPAQLSGGEQQRVALARAAAPRPEILLADEPTGNLDGTTGTAIMDLLMGLRDRHGSTLVLVTHAPELAARCDRIIRLRDGVLDLSEVPA; via the coding sequence ATGCCTGATCCGATCATTTCGCTGAACGATGCCCGCCTGACGCTTGATGGCAATGCCGGGCAGGTCGAGATTTTGCGCGGGATTTCCCTCGATGTCGCGCGTGGCGAAACGCTGGGGCTGGTCGGGCCTTCGGGGTCTGGCAAATCGTCTCTCCTGATGTTGCTCGGCGGGCTGGAACAGGCCACATCCGGGCGCATTTCGGTGCTCGGGCGCGATTTGACCGCGATGGACGAAGACCAACTCGCGCGCTTCCGTAGGGATCATATGGGGGTTGTGTTCCAATCCTTCCACCTTTTGCCGACTATGACCGCTTTGGAGAATGTCGCAATCCCACTTGAACTCGCGGGGGTGAGTGATGCGTTTGATCGGGCGCGCCAGGAGCTTGAGGCGGTGGGGCTTGGCGCGCGGATCGGGCATTATCCGGCACAACTCTCAGGTGGTGAACAACAACGTGTCGCACTGGCCCGCGCTGCCGCCCCACGTCCTGAAATCCTTTTGGCCGATGAACCCACGGGCAACCTCGATGGCACCACAGGCACGGCGATTATGGATCTTCTGATGGGGCTGCGGGATCGGCATGGCTCGACATTGGTGTTGGTCACGCACGCGCCGGAATTGGCGGCGCGGTGTGACCGGATCATTCGGCTGCGTGATGGTGTATTGGATCTCTCCGAGGTCCCCGCATGA
- a CDS encoding bifunctional enoyl-CoA hydratase/phosphate acetyltransferase, with amino-acid sequence MEAETRRLCVADDLYVFAHASGNLNPMHLPREDGDKDGKPEAVAPSFWVGSLISSVLGNRLPGPGTLYKSQSLRFLGRAHAGDELVARVKLIRKENDRVAIFHTTVSLADGTLLVQGEAEVIAPDQKDSFDAHDVPGLTVESHRHFDKLLDMAEPLPAIRTAVVAPEDANSLRGALLAAAHTLITPILIGDQDKILRTAQENDLSLDGLEIIHSTNHVDASQIAVDMIHENRAAAMMKGHMHTDDLLRPILRSNGGLKTGRRISHIFVMDVPGLPHVLMVTDAAINIAPDLPTKVDIVQNAIDLAQSLGIEIPKVGILSAVETVNPKIPSTLDAAALSKMAERGQITGGIVDGPLAMDNAVSLAAARTKGLKSLVAGCAEILVAPNLESGNMLAKELSFIAHAEAAGVVMGARCPIILNSRSDSDKSRLASCAVAALHAHRMQGIR; translated from the coding sequence ATGGAAGCCGAGACCCGACGTTTGTGCGTCGCAGATGATCTTTATGTTTTTGCGCATGCTTCGGGCAATTTAAATCCAATGCATCTTCCGCGAGAGGACGGCGATAAAGATGGAAAACCTGAAGCCGTTGCGCCTTCCTTTTGGGTTGGTTCTCTTATTTCCTCTGTCCTTGGAAACCGTTTGCCGGGTCCGGGTACACTCTATAAATCTCAGAGTCTTCGGTTTCTCGGGCGCGCGCATGCTGGCGACGAACTGGTTGCCCGCGTCAAACTGATCCGAAAAGAAAACGATCGCGTCGCGATTTTTCACACAACGGTGTCCCTTGCAGATGGCACGCTCTTGGTCCAAGGCGAGGCTGAAGTCATCGCGCCGGATCAAAAAGACAGTTTTGATGCACATGACGTGCCAGGTCTCACCGTCGAAAGCCATCGCCATTTTGACAAGCTGCTTGATATGGCTGAACCCCTGCCAGCGATACGAACTGCCGTCGTCGCACCCGAAGACGCCAATTCCCTACGAGGCGCTTTATTGGCCGCCGCTCACACATTGATCACTCCGATCTTGATCGGCGATCAAGACAAAATACTCAGAACCGCTCAGGAAAATGATCTTTCTCTGGATGGCCTTGAAATCATCCACAGCACAAATCACGTTGATGCCTCCCAAATTGCGGTCGACATGATTCATGAAAACCGTGCCGCCGCGATGATGAAAGGTCACATGCACACAGACGACCTATTGCGGCCGATTTTGCGGTCAAACGGCGGGTTGAAAACGGGGCGGCGCATCAGCCACATTTTTGTGATGGATGTTCCTGGCCTTCCCCATGTATTGATGGTAACGGACGCGGCAATCAATATTGCTCCAGATCTCCCCACGAAAGTGGACATCGTCCAAAATGCCATCGACCTCGCGCAAAGCCTTGGGATCGAGATCCCGAAGGTTGGCATTCTGTCCGCCGTAGAGACCGTGAATCCGAAAATTCCATCAACGCTTGATGCAGCCGCACTGTCGAAAATGGCGGAACGCGGTCAAATCACCGGCGGAATTGTAGATGGCCCTCTGGCCATGGACAACGCAGTGAGCCTGGCCGCGGCACGGACAAAAGGCCTAAAAAGCCTTGTCGCCGGATGTGCCGAAATCCTCGTCGCGCCAAATTTGGAAAGCGGCAATATGTTGGCCAAGGAGCTATCCTTTATCGCCCATGCAGAAGCCGCAGGCGTCGTCATGGGCGCGCGCTGTCCGATCATTTTAAATTCGCGTTCGGACAGTGACAAATCCCGCCTCGCCTCTTGTGCGGTCGCCGCGCTGCATGCCCATCGGATGCAAGGCATTCGGTAA
- a CDS encoding arylesterase: MIGSGIGGILVSLPFGYGVLRRIGKRFSQRFTLVLLQIWMICAAAAATAEPVRIAALGDSLTQGYGLMQQDGFTAQLQDWLAAHHVDATIINAGVSGDTTAGGLSRVDWTLTPDIDAMIVALGGNDLLRGLSPELSRANLKGILEVAQAKSVPVLLVGMQAPGNYGAEYKAHFDAIYPDLADTYGTLYFDGFLKPLTDLGLWEQILKTHMQADGVHPNATGVSVIVEAMGPTVEALVHRARGATPD; the protein is encoded by the coding sequence ATGATCGGATCAGGCATCGGGGGCATCCTTGTGTCTTTACCCTTTGGATATGGGGTGTTGCGACGGATCGGCAAGCGGTTTTCCCAGAGATTTACCCTTGTTTTGCTTCAGATTTGGATGATCTGTGCGGCGGCGGCGGCCACTGCCGAGCCTGTGCGGATCGCAGCCCTCGGTGACAGTTTGACCCAAGGCTACGGCTTGATGCAGCAAGACGGGTTCACCGCGCAATTGCAAGATTGGCTGGCGGCGCATCACGTCGACGCGACGATCATCAATGCAGGCGTGTCGGGGGACACCACGGCGGGCGGGCTGTCGCGTGTGGACTGGACCCTGACCCCGGACATCGACGCGATGATCGTGGCCTTGGGCGGCAATGATTTATTGCGTGGATTGTCGCCAGAGTTGAGCCGCGCCAACCTGAAAGGCATTTTGGAAGTGGCACAGGCGAAAAGCGTCCCTGTCCTGTTGGTCGGGATGCAAGCGCCCGGCAATTATGGTGCCGAGTATAAAGCGCATTTCGATGCGATATACCCGGATTTGGCTGACACTTATGGCACGCTGTATTTTGACGGATTCCTCAAACCCCTCACCGACTTAGGCCTTTGGGAACAGATACTTAAAACCCATATGCAGGCAGATGGGGTGCATCCCAATGCCACGGGCGTGTCGGTGATTGTCGAAGCCATGGGACCGACGGTCGAAGCCTTGGTCCATCGTGCGCGCGGTGCCACCCCCGACTAA
- a CDS encoding acetate/propionate family kinase: protein MGQRILTINAGSSSVKFALYRSGQTPNMIARGLVQGIGSNPSFKFKQGGPNGTFPITASNQTEALAVILEKVTPLLAGKEVTGVGHRIVHGGPLRATPTELTDEVMADLATFNPLAPLHQPHNLSAVEAAKQAFPYALQIGCFDTAFHRNHPWENDIYAIPRRFYKQGIKRYGFHGLSYDYVSHQIAKEHPELRDKRLIIAHLGSGASICAVNNGHSISSTMGFSPLDGLPMSTRSGQLDPGILLYLMETDGMSAKELTHMLYHDSGLLGLSGISADMQVLEASDAPEAKDAIEYFVYRVRREIGAMAATLSGIDALIFCGGIGENSVSIRAQIIDRLGYLGIELDEDANARNARDIGKGSTPVMVIPTDEEQVIADAVARALIPRH from the coding sequence ATGGGACAGCGCATTTTGACGATCAATGCCGGATCATCTTCGGTCAAGTTTGCTCTGTATCGGTCTGGACAAACCCCAAATATGATTGCGCGCGGCCTCGTACAGGGCATTGGATCAAATCCAAGTTTCAAGTTCAAACAGGGTGGGCCGAACGGCACATTCCCCATCACAGCGTCAAACCAGACCGAAGCCCTCGCCGTGATCCTTGAAAAAGTCACCCCGCTTTTGGCTGGCAAAGAGGTGACGGGGGTCGGGCACCGGATTGTTCACGGCGGCCCTTTGCGCGCCACGCCAACCGAACTCACCGATGAAGTGATGGCCGATCTTGCGACCTTCAATCCCCTTGCGCCCTTGCACCAACCGCACAATCTGTCTGCGGTTGAGGCCGCCAAACAAGCCTTTCCCTATGCCTTGCAAATCGGTTGTTTCGACACGGCGTTTCACCGCAACCATCCTTGGGAAAACGATATTTATGCGATCCCAAGACGGTTTTACAAACAGGGGATCAAACGCTACGGCTTTCACGGGCTGAGCTATGACTACGTCTCCCATCAGATCGCCAAAGAACATCCTGAGTTGCGCGACAAACGCTTGATCATCGCCCATTTGGGCAGTGGTGCATCAATTTGTGCGGTGAACAACGGGCACTCGATCTCCTCTACCATGGGATTTTCACCGCTTGATGGCCTGCCGATGTCGACACGCTCCGGCCAGCTTGACCCCGGCATTCTGCTGTACCTGATGGAAACCGATGGCATGAGCGCGAAAGAGCTGACGCATATGCTCTATCACGACTCCGGGCTGTTGGGCCTCTCGGGGATCAGCGCGGATATGCAAGTTTTGGAGGCTTCAGATGCCCCCGAGGCCAAGGATGCAATAGAGTATTTTGTCTATCGCGTGCGGCGCGAAATTGGGGCAATGGCGGCGACACTATCCGGCATCGACGCGCTTATTTTTTGCGGTGGGATCGGGGAGAATTCAGTCAGCATTCGCGCACAAATCATCGACCGTCTCGGCTACCTTGGCATCGAGCTTGATGAAGATGCCAATGCTCGAAATGCCCGTGATATTGGCAAAGGTTCAACGCCCGTGATGGTCATTCCAACGGACGAAGAGCAAGTCATCGCGGATGCGGTCGCGCGGGCCTTGATACCGCGCCACTAG